The Ooceraea biroi isolate clonal line C1 chromosome 1, Obir_v5.4, whole genome shotgun sequence genome has a window encoding:
- the LOC105283477 gene encoding ephrin type-A receptor 4 isoform X2, protein MAPFNMAGVAGLLATCAAVAASAAHLLPLLLLLICPRGTQAEQVVLLDTTTEEKLDWTRYPFGPQANTPGWVEESFTNFDKGINWRSYVVCDVAYNNVNNWLWTPFVERGSANRMYIEIKFTVRDCSLFPGNALSCKETFSLLYYEFDAATKEPPPWEPDSYKLIGRIAAGEGRFNTNSEVVINTEVKSIPVTKKGVYFAFRDQGACISILAIKVYYISCPEISVNFAHFPATPTGREVTLIEQTVGTCVANAVKIDQPTFLCKGDGKWYLPSGGCHCKPGYQADVDKQECKECPIGKFKHEAGSHICEACPEHSKASDYGFTECRCDPGYYRAEKDPKKMPCTQPPSAPQNLTVNFVDQSTVILSWNAPHMQGGRVDTTYRVVCDACSMGVKYIPNTEIFNDTKITITGLNAVTTYRFQVFAENGVSSLVGKSEYVDITVTTEASVPSLVSNVRITSVKSSELSISWDAPIIEVGGDSDLVERYEVRCYPRYDDATNATVIQTSELSATFKGLKPSTDYAIQVRAKTTRGWGEYTPVVFKKTPHAMGLDYVGEEDNMQVRIIAGAIVAVVVLLVIIIIMTVLILRRASDECNKKQPSDCDTLEYRNGEVHCKMDSSPIVTTHTNNKSKSSLTTPLFTPAVGVAAAGAGGAGGASARSYVDPHTYEDPNQAVREFAREIDAGYITIEAIIGGGEFGDVCRGKLKLPPDGRTEIDVAIKTLKPGSADKARNDFLTEASIMGQFEHPNVIFLQGVVTKSNPVMIITEFMENGSLDTFLRANDAKFQVLQLVGMLRGIASGMQYLAEMNYVHRDLAARNVLVNAALVCKIADFGLSREIESATEGAYTTRGGKIPVRWTAPEAIAFRKFTSASDVWSMGIVCWEVMSYGERPYWNWSNQDVIKSIEKGYRLPAPMDCPEAIYQLMLDCWQKERTHRPTFANLTQTLDKLIRSPDTLRKIAQNSVRPPAHNPYYVTNHTAAAQAAAAVAAAAAAAATAAAMPPGPAASTAVPFVDVVGHQAHQQAQSAIAVPVMPPGAGRSLHYHTHAATHALPHQSLTCPNWVPFSHFG, encoded by the exons TGGGTGGAGGAATCTTTCACAAACTTCGACAAGGGCATCAATTGGCGGAGTTACGTGGTGTGCGATGTAGCATACAACAATGTGAACAATTGGCTGTGGACGCCGTTCGTGGAGAGGGGTTCGGCGAATCGCATGTACATAGAAATCAAATTCACGGTTCGCGACTGCTCGCTCTTCCCCGGGAATGCTCTCAGCTGCAAGGAGACCTTTAGTTTGCTCTACTATGAGTTTGATGCTGCCACCAAGGAGCCACCTCCGTGGGAGCCAGACAGTTATAAACTCATTG GTCGCATAGCCGCTGGCGAGGGTAGGTTTAACACGAATTCTGAGGTGGTGATAAACACGGAGGTGAAGTCGATTCCTGTGACGAAGAAGGGTGTCTATTTCGCTTTCCGCGACCAGGGCGCCTGCATATCTATTCTAGCCATTAAGGTGTATTACATCAGCTGTCCCGAGATCTCGGTGAACTTTGCCCATTTCCCGGCCACGCCGACCGGTCGCGAGGTTACGCTCATCGAGCAAACAGTCGGCACTTGTGTCGCAAACGCTGTGAAAATCGACCAACCGACCTTCCTCTGCAAGGGAGATGGCAAGTGGTACCTTCCGTCGGGTGGTTGCCACTGCAAGCCTGGTTATCAGGCCGACGTGGATAAGCAAGAGTGTAAGGAGTGCCCGATAGGCAAATTCAAGCATGAAGCGGGCTCTCATATCTGCGAAGCATGTCCAGAGCACAGCAAGGCTTCCGATTACGGCTTCACGGAGTGCCGTTGCGATCCTGGCTATTATCGAGCGGAGAAGGATCCCAAGAAGATGCCTTGCACGC AACCACCTTCGGCACCGCAGAACCTGACCGTCAACTTCGTCGATCAGTCGACGGTGATCCTCTCCTGGAACGCGCCGCACATGCAGGGTGGCAGGGTGGACACGACTTATAGAGTGGTTTGCGATGCTTGCAGCATGGGTGTCAAGTACATTCCCAATACC GAGATCTTTAACGACACGAAGATCACGATAACCGGTCTGAACGCGGTGACCACTTATCGCTTCCAAGTGTTCGCCGAGAATGGCGTGTCGTCGTTGGTAGGCAAGTCGGAATACGTGGACATCACCGTTACAACGGAGGCGAGTGTACCGAGCCTAGTGAGCAACGTCAGGATTACGAGCGTCAAGAGCTCGGAGCTGAGTATCAGCTGGGATGCGCCGATCATCGAAGTCGGCGGGGACAGCGATCTCGTCGAGAGATACGAAG TGAGGTGTTACCCGCGCTACGACGACGCTACTAATGCAACCGTCATTCAAACGTCCGAGCTGTCCGCCACGTTCAAGGGCCTGAAACCTTCCACGGATTACGCGATACAGGTTCGCGCTAAGACAACCCGCGGCTGGGGCGAGTACACGCCGGTAGTATTTAAGAAGACGCCTCACGCCATGGGTTTAG ATTACGTCGGGGAGGAGGATAACATGCAAGTCAGAATAATCGCAGGAGCGATTGTCGCTGTAGTTGTGCTTCTCGTGATCATCATTATCATGACCGTTCTGATTCTTAGAag GGCCTCGGACGAGTGTAACAAGAAGCAGCCTAGCGATTGCGATACGCTGGAGTACAGGAACGGCGAAG TGCACTGCAAAATGGACAGTTCACCGATTGTGACAACCCATACGAACAACAAGAGCAAGTCCTCGC TGACCACGCCGCTGTTCACACCTGCAGTGGGAGTCGCAGCGGCAGGCGCAGGCGGCGCGGGCGGTGCAAGTGCGAGAAGCTACGTGGATCCTCACACCTACGAAGACCCGAATCAGGCTGTACGAGAGTTCGCCCGCGAGATTGACGCCGGATACATAACGATAGAAGCCATCATAG GTGGCGGAGAATTTGGCGACGTTTGCCGAGGGAAGCTAAAATTACCTCCTGACGGACGGACGGAAATAGATGTAGCTATAAAGACCTTGAAACCGGGATCTGCGGATAAAGCCCGTAACGATTTCCTGACGGAGGCGTCGATAATGGGCCAGTTCGAACATCCCAACGTGATATTCCTGCAAGGCGTCGTGACGAAGAGTAATCCGGTGATGATCATCACAGAGTTCATGGAGAACGGCAGCCTGGACACGTTCTTACGTGCGAACGACGCCAAGTTCCAAGTACTCCAGTTGGTGGGCATGCTACGCGGCATCGCTAGCGGTATGCAATACCTCGCGGAGATGAATTACGTGCATCGTGATCTCGCCGCGAGGAACGTGCTGGTGAACGCCGCCTTGGTCTGCAAGATCGCCGACTTTGGACTTAGTAGGGAAATCGAAAGTGCTACGGAAGGAGCTTATACGACCAGG GGCGGCAAAATTCCGGTACGGTGGACTGCACCAGAAGCAATAGCTTTCCGTAAATTCACGAGTGCCTCCGACGTCTGGAGCATGGGCATCGTGTGCTGGGAAGTGATGTCGTACGGCGAGAGACCATACTGGAACTGGTCGAATCAAGATGTGATAAAGTCGATCGAGAAGGGTTACAGGCTTCCAGCGCCGATGGACTGTCCGGAGGCCATCTACCAGCTGATGCTCGATTGCTGGCAGAAGGAGCGCACGCATCGGCCGACTTTCGCCAATCTCACGCAAACCTTGGACAAGCTCATACGAAGCCCGGACACGCTTAGAAAAATCGCTCAGAACAG CGTGAGGCCGCCTGCACACAATCCGTACTATGTTACAAACCACACGGCTGCCGCCCAGgctgcggcggcggtggcggcggcagcggcggcggcagcgacggCGGCTGCGATGCCACCAGGTCCGGCCGCCAGCACGGCGGTTCCGTTCGTAGACGTAGTCGGCCATCAGGCCCATCAGCAGGCCCAGTCAGCGATTGCTGTTCCAGTAATGCCACCAGGAGCCGGCCGTAGTTTACACTATCACACACACGCAGCGACGCACGCACTCCCACACCAGTCGCTTACCTGTCCCAATTGGGTCCCGTTTTCCCATTTCGGCTGA
- the LOC105283477 gene encoding ephrin type-A receptor 4 isoform X1, producing the protein MAPFNMAGVAGLLATCAAVAASAAHLLPLLLLLICPRGTQAEQVVLLDTTTEEKLDWTRYPFGPQANTPGWVEESFTNFDKGINWRSYVVCDVAYNNVNNWLWTPFVERGSANRMYIEIKFTVRDCSLFPGNALSCKETFSLLYYEFDAATKEPPPWEPDSYKLIGRIAAGEGRFNTNSEVVINTEVKSIPVTKKGVYFAFRDQGACISILAIKVYYISCPEISVNFAHFPATPTGREVTLIEQTVGTCVANAVKIDQPTFLCKGDGKWYLPSGGCHCKPGYQADVDKQECKECPIGKFKHEAGSHICEACPEHSKASDYGFTECRCDPGYYRAEKDPKKMPCTQPPSAPQNLTVNFVDQSTVILSWNAPHMQGGRVDTTYRVVCDACSMGVKYIPNTEIFNDTKITITGLNAVTTYRFQVFAENGVSSLVGKSEYVDITVTTEASVPSLVSNVRITSVKSSELSISWDAPIIEVGGDSDLVERYEVRCYPRYDDATNATVIQTSELSATFKGLKPSTDYAIQVRAKTTRGWGEYTPVVFKKTPHAMGLDYVGEEDNMQVRIIAGAIVAVVVLLVIIIIMTVLILRSRASDECNKKQPSDCDTLEYRNGEVHCKMDSSPIVTTHTNNKSKSSLTTPLFTPAVGVAAAGAGGAGGASARSYVDPHTYEDPNQAVREFAREIDAGYITIEAIIGGGEFGDVCRGKLKLPPDGRTEIDVAIKTLKPGSADKARNDFLTEASIMGQFEHPNVIFLQGVVTKSNPVMIITEFMENGSLDTFLRANDAKFQVLQLVGMLRGIASGMQYLAEMNYVHRDLAARNVLVNAALVCKIADFGLSREIESATEGAYTTRGGKIPVRWTAPEAIAFRKFTSASDVWSMGIVCWEVMSYGERPYWNWSNQDVIKSIEKGYRLPAPMDCPEAIYQLMLDCWQKERTHRPTFANLTQTLDKLIRSPDTLRKIAQNSVRPPAHNPYYVTNHTAAAQAAAAVAAAAAAAATAAAMPPGPAASTAVPFVDVVGHQAHQQAQSAIAVPVMPPGAGRSLHYHTHAATHALPHQSLTCPNWVPFSHFG; encoded by the exons TGGGTGGAGGAATCTTTCACAAACTTCGACAAGGGCATCAATTGGCGGAGTTACGTGGTGTGCGATGTAGCATACAACAATGTGAACAATTGGCTGTGGACGCCGTTCGTGGAGAGGGGTTCGGCGAATCGCATGTACATAGAAATCAAATTCACGGTTCGCGACTGCTCGCTCTTCCCCGGGAATGCTCTCAGCTGCAAGGAGACCTTTAGTTTGCTCTACTATGAGTTTGATGCTGCCACCAAGGAGCCACCTCCGTGGGAGCCAGACAGTTATAAACTCATTG GTCGCATAGCCGCTGGCGAGGGTAGGTTTAACACGAATTCTGAGGTGGTGATAAACACGGAGGTGAAGTCGATTCCTGTGACGAAGAAGGGTGTCTATTTCGCTTTCCGCGACCAGGGCGCCTGCATATCTATTCTAGCCATTAAGGTGTATTACATCAGCTGTCCCGAGATCTCGGTGAACTTTGCCCATTTCCCGGCCACGCCGACCGGTCGCGAGGTTACGCTCATCGAGCAAACAGTCGGCACTTGTGTCGCAAACGCTGTGAAAATCGACCAACCGACCTTCCTCTGCAAGGGAGATGGCAAGTGGTACCTTCCGTCGGGTGGTTGCCACTGCAAGCCTGGTTATCAGGCCGACGTGGATAAGCAAGAGTGTAAGGAGTGCCCGATAGGCAAATTCAAGCATGAAGCGGGCTCTCATATCTGCGAAGCATGTCCAGAGCACAGCAAGGCTTCCGATTACGGCTTCACGGAGTGCCGTTGCGATCCTGGCTATTATCGAGCGGAGAAGGATCCCAAGAAGATGCCTTGCACGC AACCACCTTCGGCACCGCAGAACCTGACCGTCAACTTCGTCGATCAGTCGACGGTGATCCTCTCCTGGAACGCGCCGCACATGCAGGGTGGCAGGGTGGACACGACTTATAGAGTGGTTTGCGATGCTTGCAGCATGGGTGTCAAGTACATTCCCAATACC GAGATCTTTAACGACACGAAGATCACGATAACCGGTCTGAACGCGGTGACCACTTATCGCTTCCAAGTGTTCGCCGAGAATGGCGTGTCGTCGTTGGTAGGCAAGTCGGAATACGTGGACATCACCGTTACAACGGAGGCGAGTGTACCGAGCCTAGTGAGCAACGTCAGGATTACGAGCGTCAAGAGCTCGGAGCTGAGTATCAGCTGGGATGCGCCGATCATCGAAGTCGGCGGGGACAGCGATCTCGTCGAGAGATACGAAG TGAGGTGTTACCCGCGCTACGACGACGCTACTAATGCAACCGTCATTCAAACGTCCGAGCTGTCCGCCACGTTCAAGGGCCTGAAACCTTCCACGGATTACGCGATACAGGTTCGCGCTAAGACAACCCGCGGCTGGGGCGAGTACACGCCGGTAGTATTTAAGAAGACGCCTCACGCCATGGGTTTAG ATTACGTCGGGGAGGAGGATAACATGCAAGTCAGAATAATCGCAGGAGCGATTGTCGCTGTAGTTGTGCTTCTCGTGATCATCATTATCATGACCGTTCTGATTCTTAGAag CAGGGCCTCGGACGAGTGTAACAAGAAGCAGCCTAGCGATTGCGATACGCTGGAGTACAGGAACGGCGAAG TGCACTGCAAAATGGACAGTTCACCGATTGTGACAACCCATACGAACAACAAGAGCAAGTCCTCGC TGACCACGCCGCTGTTCACACCTGCAGTGGGAGTCGCAGCGGCAGGCGCAGGCGGCGCGGGCGGTGCAAGTGCGAGAAGCTACGTGGATCCTCACACCTACGAAGACCCGAATCAGGCTGTACGAGAGTTCGCCCGCGAGATTGACGCCGGATACATAACGATAGAAGCCATCATAG GTGGCGGAGAATTTGGCGACGTTTGCCGAGGGAAGCTAAAATTACCTCCTGACGGACGGACGGAAATAGATGTAGCTATAAAGACCTTGAAACCGGGATCTGCGGATAAAGCCCGTAACGATTTCCTGACGGAGGCGTCGATAATGGGCCAGTTCGAACATCCCAACGTGATATTCCTGCAAGGCGTCGTGACGAAGAGTAATCCGGTGATGATCATCACAGAGTTCATGGAGAACGGCAGCCTGGACACGTTCTTACGTGCGAACGACGCCAAGTTCCAAGTACTCCAGTTGGTGGGCATGCTACGCGGCATCGCTAGCGGTATGCAATACCTCGCGGAGATGAATTACGTGCATCGTGATCTCGCCGCGAGGAACGTGCTGGTGAACGCCGCCTTGGTCTGCAAGATCGCCGACTTTGGACTTAGTAGGGAAATCGAAAGTGCTACGGAAGGAGCTTATACGACCAGG GGCGGCAAAATTCCGGTACGGTGGACTGCACCAGAAGCAATAGCTTTCCGTAAATTCACGAGTGCCTCCGACGTCTGGAGCATGGGCATCGTGTGCTGGGAAGTGATGTCGTACGGCGAGAGACCATACTGGAACTGGTCGAATCAAGATGTGATAAAGTCGATCGAGAAGGGTTACAGGCTTCCAGCGCCGATGGACTGTCCGGAGGCCATCTACCAGCTGATGCTCGATTGCTGGCAGAAGGAGCGCACGCATCGGCCGACTTTCGCCAATCTCACGCAAACCTTGGACAAGCTCATACGAAGCCCGGACACGCTTAGAAAAATCGCTCAGAACAG CGTGAGGCCGCCTGCACACAATCCGTACTATGTTACAAACCACACGGCTGCCGCCCAGgctgcggcggcggtggcggcggcagcggcggcggcagcgacggCGGCTGCGATGCCACCAGGTCCGGCCGCCAGCACGGCGGTTCCGTTCGTAGACGTAGTCGGCCATCAGGCCCATCAGCAGGCCCAGTCAGCGATTGCTGTTCCAGTAATGCCACCAGGAGCCGGCCGTAGTTTACACTATCACACACACGCAGCGACGCACGCACTCCCACACCAGTCGCTTACCTGTCCCAATTGGGTCCCGTTTTCCCATTTCGGCTGA
- the LOC105283477 gene encoding ephrin type-A receptor 4 isoform X8 gives MAPFNMAGVAGLLATCAAVAASAAHLLPLLLLLICPRGTQAEQVVLLDTTTEEKLDWTRYPFGPQANTPGWVEESFTNFDKGINWRSYVVCDVAYNNVNNWLWTPFVERGSANRMYIEIKFTVRDCSLFPGNALSCKETFSLLYYEFDAATKEPPPWEPDSYKLIGRIAAGEGRFNTNSEVVINTEVKSIPVTKKGVYFAFRDQGACISILAIKVYYISCPEISVNFAHFPATPTGREVTLIEQTVGTCVANAVKIDQPTFLCKGDGKWYLPSGGCHCKPGYQADVDKQECKECPIGKFKHEAGSHICEACPEHSKASDYGFTECRCDPGYYRAEKDPKKMPCTQPPSAPQNLTVNFVDQSTVILSWNAPHMQGGRVDTTYRVVCDACSMGVKYIPNTEIFNDTKITITGLNAVTTYRFQVFAENGVSSLVGKSEYVDITVTTEASVPSLVSNVRITSVKSSELSISWDAPIIEVGGDSDLVERYEVRCYPRYDDATNATVIQTSELSATFKGLKPSTDYAIQVRAKTTRGWGEYTPVVFKKTPHAMGLDYVGEEDNMQVRIIAGAIVAVVVLLVIIIIMTVLILRSRASDECNKKQPSDCDTLEYRNGEGLVVTYMGVAAAGAGGAGGASARSYVDPHTYEDPNQAVREFAREIDAGYITIEAIIGGGEFGDVCRGKLKLPPDGRTEIDVAIKTLKPGSADKARNDFLTEASIMGQFEHPNVIFLQGVVTKSNPVMIITEFMENGSLDTFLRANDAKFQVLQLVGMLRGIASGMQYLAEMNYVHRDLAARNVLVNAALVCKIADFGLSREIESATEGAYTTRGGKIPVRWTAPEAIAFRKFTSASDVWSMGIVCWEVMSYGERPYWNWSNQDVIKSIEKGYRLPAPMDCPEAIYQLMLDCWQKERTHRPTFANLTQTLDKLIRSPDTLRKIAQNSVRPPAHNPYYVTNHTAAAQAAAAVAAAAAAAATAAAMPPGPAASTAVPFVDVVGHQAHQQAQSAIAVPVMPPGAGRSLHYHTHAATHALPHQSLTCPNWVPFSHFG, from the exons TGGGTGGAGGAATCTTTCACAAACTTCGACAAGGGCATCAATTGGCGGAGTTACGTGGTGTGCGATGTAGCATACAACAATGTGAACAATTGGCTGTGGACGCCGTTCGTGGAGAGGGGTTCGGCGAATCGCATGTACATAGAAATCAAATTCACGGTTCGCGACTGCTCGCTCTTCCCCGGGAATGCTCTCAGCTGCAAGGAGACCTTTAGTTTGCTCTACTATGAGTTTGATGCTGCCACCAAGGAGCCACCTCCGTGGGAGCCAGACAGTTATAAACTCATTG GTCGCATAGCCGCTGGCGAGGGTAGGTTTAACACGAATTCTGAGGTGGTGATAAACACGGAGGTGAAGTCGATTCCTGTGACGAAGAAGGGTGTCTATTTCGCTTTCCGCGACCAGGGCGCCTGCATATCTATTCTAGCCATTAAGGTGTATTACATCAGCTGTCCCGAGATCTCGGTGAACTTTGCCCATTTCCCGGCCACGCCGACCGGTCGCGAGGTTACGCTCATCGAGCAAACAGTCGGCACTTGTGTCGCAAACGCTGTGAAAATCGACCAACCGACCTTCCTCTGCAAGGGAGATGGCAAGTGGTACCTTCCGTCGGGTGGTTGCCACTGCAAGCCTGGTTATCAGGCCGACGTGGATAAGCAAGAGTGTAAGGAGTGCCCGATAGGCAAATTCAAGCATGAAGCGGGCTCTCATATCTGCGAAGCATGTCCAGAGCACAGCAAGGCTTCCGATTACGGCTTCACGGAGTGCCGTTGCGATCCTGGCTATTATCGAGCGGAGAAGGATCCCAAGAAGATGCCTTGCACGC AACCACCTTCGGCACCGCAGAACCTGACCGTCAACTTCGTCGATCAGTCGACGGTGATCCTCTCCTGGAACGCGCCGCACATGCAGGGTGGCAGGGTGGACACGACTTATAGAGTGGTTTGCGATGCTTGCAGCATGGGTGTCAAGTACATTCCCAATACC GAGATCTTTAACGACACGAAGATCACGATAACCGGTCTGAACGCGGTGACCACTTATCGCTTCCAAGTGTTCGCCGAGAATGGCGTGTCGTCGTTGGTAGGCAAGTCGGAATACGTGGACATCACCGTTACAACGGAGGCGAGTGTACCGAGCCTAGTGAGCAACGTCAGGATTACGAGCGTCAAGAGCTCGGAGCTGAGTATCAGCTGGGATGCGCCGATCATCGAAGTCGGCGGGGACAGCGATCTCGTCGAGAGATACGAAG TGAGGTGTTACCCGCGCTACGACGACGCTACTAATGCAACCGTCATTCAAACGTCCGAGCTGTCCGCCACGTTCAAGGGCCTGAAACCTTCCACGGATTACGCGATACAGGTTCGCGCTAAGACAACCCGCGGCTGGGGCGAGTACACGCCGGTAGTATTTAAGAAGACGCCTCACGCCATGGGTTTAG ATTACGTCGGGGAGGAGGATAACATGCAAGTCAGAATAATCGCAGGAGCGATTGTCGCTGTAGTTGTGCTTCTCGTGATCATCATTATCATGACCGTTCTGATTCTTAGAag CAGGGCCTCGGACGAGTGTAACAAGAAGCAGCCTAGCGATTGCGATACGCTGGAGTACAGGAACGGCGAAG GACTAGTTGTGACCTACA TGGGAGTCGCAGCGGCAGGCGCAGGCGGCGCGGGCGGTGCAAGTGCGAGAAGCTACGTGGATCCTCACACCTACGAAGACCCGAATCAGGCTGTACGAGAGTTCGCCCGCGAGATTGACGCCGGATACATAACGATAGAAGCCATCATAG GTGGCGGAGAATTTGGCGACGTTTGCCGAGGGAAGCTAAAATTACCTCCTGACGGACGGACGGAAATAGATGTAGCTATAAAGACCTTGAAACCGGGATCTGCGGATAAAGCCCGTAACGATTTCCTGACGGAGGCGTCGATAATGGGCCAGTTCGAACATCCCAACGTGATATTCCTGCAAGGCGTCGTGACGAAGAGTAATCCGGTGATGATCATCACAGAGTTCATGGAGAACGGCAGCCTGGACACGTTCTTACGTGCGAACGACGCCAAGTTCCAAGTACTCCAGTTGGTGGGCATGCTACGCGGCATCGCTAGCGGTATGCAATACCTCGCGGAGATGAATTACGTGCATCGTGATCTCGCCGCGAGGAACGTGCTGGTGAACGCCGCCTTGGTCTGCAAGATCGCCGACTTTGGACTTAGTAGGGAAATCGAAAGTGCTACGGAAGGAGCTTATACGACCAGG GGCGGCAAAATTCCGGTACGGTGGACTGCACCAGAAGCAATAGCTTTCCGTAAATTCACGAGTGCCTCCGACGTCTGGAGCATGGGCATCGTGTGCTGGGAAGTGATGTCGTACGGCGAGAGACCATACTGGAACTGGTCGAATCAAGATGTGATAAAGTCGATCGAGAAGGGTTACAGGCTTCCAGCGCCGATGGACTGTCCGGAGGCCATCTACCAGCTGATGCTCGATTGCTGGCAGAAGGAGCGCACGCATCGGCCGACTTTCGCCAATCTCACGCAAACCTTGGACAAGCTCATACGAAGCCCGGACACGCTTAGAAAAATCGCTCAGAACAG CGTGAGGCCGCCTGCACACAATCCGTACTATGTTACAAACCACACGGCTGCCGCCCAGgctgcggcggcggtggcggcggcagcggcggcggcagcgacggCGGCTGCGATGCCACCAGGTCCGGCCGCCAGCACGGCGGTTCCGTTCGTAGACGTAGTCGGCCATCAGGCCCATCAGCAGGCCCAGTCAGCGATTGCTGTTCCAGTAATGCCACCAGGAGCCGGCCGTAGTTTACACTATCACACACACGCAGCGACGCACGCACTCCCACACCAGTCGCTTACCTGTCCCAATTGGGTCCCGTTTTCCCATTTCGGCTGA